One Prunus dulcis chromosome 7, ALMONDv2, whole genome shotgun sequence DNA segment encodes these proteins:
- the LOC117635453 gene encoding cold shock protein CS66-like yields MAHFGSTPEPTKTDEYGNPVHHTTTGTGRTDEFGNPVQHGVADTGYGTGAGYATHTKPGVVEHHGVPAVLHSKDDQYSRDTQTTTGGYGGDGYTGGEHQEKKGLLGQLQDKLPGGNQDGQYSHDTQTTTGAYGGAGYTGGEHPEKKGIIGQVKDKLPGGQKDDEYCRDTHPTTGAYGGTGYTGGEHQEKKGIIGQVKDKLPGGQKDDEYCRDTHPTTGAYGGTGYTGGEHHEKKGVIGQVKDKLPGGQKDDQYCRDTHPTTGAYGGTGYTGGEHQEKKGIIGQVKDKLPGGQKDDHYSHDTHPTTGAYGGAGYTGDDAREKKGIIGQVKDKLPGGQKDDHYSHDTHPTTGAYGGAGYTGDDTREKKGVVEKVKEKLPGGQNVHPTTGPYGGGGAAGTVETREKKGIAEKVKEKLPGGHKDDQYSHDTHPSKPTSAAHGGVGHTGGEPQLHEKKGLIEKIKDKLPGHNNYPVFHFKYIKSQANLNLKLLKSSEADCVCSLKMASYEKQYAATPTDEYGNPIRRTDEYGNPLGHHTTTTGTTATTTGAGGYDPHDFAATTAAGQGQGVHGHDYDRKEHHGVTGAVLHRSGSSSSSSSEDDGLGGRRKKKGLKEKIKKKLPGGTKTDTTYGGTGTTGQHHQEKGTMDKIKEKLPGTGGHRADDPYPSQTHTTATTTPYGGTAYTEEHQEKKGIMDKIKEKLPGQH; encoded by the exons ATGGCGCATTTTGGTTCAACACCCGAGCCTACTAAGACTGATGAGTATGGGAACCCGGTTCATCACACCACCACCGGAACCGGTCGGACAGACGAGTTCGGGAACCCGGTTCAGCACGGCGTGGCGGATACCGGGTACGGAACTGGTGCAGGGTACGCCACTCATACAAAACCTGGTGTTGTTGAGCACCACGGCGTCCCTGCTGTGCTTCATTCCAAGGATGACCAGTACTCTCGTGATACCCAGACAACCACTGGAGGTTACGGTGGGGACGGGTACACAGGTGGAGAGCACCAGGAGAAGAAGGGTTTACTAGGCCAACTCCAGGACAAGCTGCCAGGTGGGAACCAGGATGGCCAGTACTCTCATGACACCCAGACAACCACTGGAGCTTACGGTGGGGCCGGCTACACAGGAGGAGAGCACCCGGAGAAGAAGGGTATAATAGGCCAAGTCAAGGACAAGCTGCCAGGTGGGCAAAAGGATGACGAGTACTGTCGTGACACCCACCCAACCACTGGAGCTTACGGTGGGACCGGATACACAGGAGGAGAGCACCAGGAGAAGAAGGGTATAATAGGCCAAGTCAAGGACAAGCTGCCAGGTGGGCAAAAGGATGACGAGTACTGTCGTGACACCCACCCAACCACTGGAGCTTACGGTGGGACTGGATACACAGGAGGAGAGCACCACGAGAAGAAGGGTGTAATAGGCCAAGTAAAAGACAAGCTGCCCGGTGGGCAAAAGGATGACCAGTACTGTCGTGACACCCACCCAACCACTGGAGCTTACGGTGGGACCGGATACACAGGAGGAGAGCACCAGGAGAAGAAGGGTATAATAGGCCAAGTCAAGGACAAGCTGCCAGGTGGGCAAAAGGATGACCATTACTCTCATGACACCCACCCAACCACTGGAGCTTACGGTGGGGCCGGGTACACAGGAGATGATGCCCGGGAGAAGAAGGGTATAATAGGCCAAGTGAAGGACAAGCTGCCAGGTGGGCAAAAGGATGACCATTACTCTCATGACACCCACCCAACCACTGGAGCTTATGGTGGGGCTGGGTACACAGGAGATGATACCCGGGAGAAGAAGGGTGTAGTGGAGAAGGTGAAGGAGAAGCTGCCAGGTGGGCAAAATGTGCACCCAACCACTGGACCTTACGGTGGGGGTGGGGCCGCGGGCACAGTAGAGACCCGGGAGAAGAAGGGTATAGCGGAGAAAGTGAAGGAGAAGCTGCCAGGTGGACATAAGGATGACCAGTACTCTCATGACACCCACCCAAGCAAGCCAACCAGTGCAGCTCACGGTGGGGTCGGGCACACAGGAGGAGAGCCCCAGCTCCATGAGAAGAAGGGGTTGATTGAGAAAATCAAAGACAAGCTTCCTGGTCACAACAACTA CCCcgtttttcatttcaaatacATCAAATCCCAAGCAAAtcttaatttaaaattactcaAAAGTTCAGAAGCTGATTGTGTTTGCAGTTTGAAAATGGCGAGCTATGAGAAGCAGTACGCCGCAACACCGACCGACGAGTACGGGAACCCGATCCGCCGCACCGACGAGTACGGGAACCCACTTGGTCATCACACTACTACGACCGGAACCACCGCGACCACCACTGGCGCAGGAGGCTACGACCCTCATGACTTCGCCGCCACCACGGCGGCTGGCCAAGGCCAAGGAGTGCATGGTCACGACTATGACAGGAAAGAGCACCACGGCGTCACTGGCGCCGTGCTTCACCGCTCTGGTAGCTCAAGCTCTAGCTCT TCTGAGGATGATGGGCTAggagggaggaggaagaagaaggggttGAAGGagaagataaagaagaagCTGCCAGGTGGAACCAAAACCGATACAACATACGGTGGAACTGGGACCACCGGGCAGCACCACCAGGAGAAGGGGACGATGGACAAGATCAAGGAGAAGCTGCCTGGGACTGGGGGGCATAGGGCAGATGACCCCTACCCATCTCAGACTCATACAACTGCCACCACCACACCTTATGGTGGAACCGCCTACACCGAAGAGCACCAAGAGAAGAAGGGGATCATGGACAAGATCAAGGAGAAACTTCCCGGACAACACTAG